From one Streptomyces sp. NBC_00539 genomic stretch:
- the rfbH gene encoding lipopolysaccharide biosynthesis protein RfbH produces MNIHKGLVLDETVKFHQDTQADRPFVPGTTEIWPAGAVLDERDRTALVEAALEMRIAAGPSSRRFESRFARKLGHRKAHLTNSGSSANLLAMTAFTSHLLEDRRLRRGDEVITVAAGFPTTVNPIIQNGLVPVFVDIELGTYNTTADRVAQAIGPKTRAIMIAHALGNPFEVAEIARLAADHDLFLIEDNCDAVGSTYDGQLTGTFGDMTTVSFYPAHHLTMGEGGCVLTSNLALARIVESLRDWGRDCWCEPGETNKCLKRFKYQMGTLPEGYDHKYIFSHVGYNLKATDIQAALGLTQLDKLDDFCEARRRNWRRLREGLDGVPHLILPEATPRSDPSWFGFALTVDPAAPYTRAALVDFLEDRKIGTRRLFAGNLTRHPAYIGEPHRVVGDLTNSDIVTDQTFWVGVYPALTDEMLDYVVASVKEFVQSRT; encoded by the coding sequence ATGAACATCCACAAGGGCCTCGTACTGGACGAGACCGTGAAGTTCCATCAGGACACCCAGGCCGACCGGCCCTTCGTCCCCGGCACCACCGAAATCTGGCCCGCCGGCGCGGTACTGGACGAGCGCGACCGCACGGCGCTGGTCGAGGCGGCCCTGGAGATGCGGATCGCCGCCGGACCCAGCTCGCGCCGGTTCGAGTCGCGCTTCGCCCGCAAGCTGGGGCACCGCAAGGCACACCTGACCAACTCCGGTTCCTCCGCCAACCTGCTGGCCATGACGGCCTTCACCTCGCACCTGCTCGAGGACCGGCGCCTGAGGCGGGGCGACGAGGTCATCACCGTCGCCGCGGGCTTCCCCACCACCGTCAACCCGATCATCCAGAACGGACTCGTCCCGGTCTTCGTCGACATCGAGCTGGGCACCTACAACACGACGGCGGACCGGGTCGCGCAGGCGATCGGCCCCAAGACCCGCGCCATCATGATCGCGCACGCCCTGGGCAACCCGTTCGAGGTCGCGGAGATCGCCCGGCTCGCCGCCGACCACGACCTGTTCCTCATCGAGGACAACTGCGACGCGGTGGGCTCCACGTACGACGGGCAGCTCACCGGGACGTTCGGCGACATGACGACGGTCAGCTTCTACCCGGCCCACCACCTGACCATGGGCGAGGGCGGCTGCGTGCTGACCTCGAACCTGGCGCTCGCGCGGATCGTGGAATCGCTGCGCGACTGGGGCCGGGACTGCTGGTGCGAGCCGGGCGAGACCAACAAGTGCCTCAAGCGCTTCAAGTACCAGATGGGCACCCTCCCCGAGGGCTACGACCACAAGTACATCTTCTCGCACGTCGGCTACAACTTGAAGGCCACCGACATCCAGGCGGCACTCGGTCTCACCCAGCTCGACAAGCTGGACGACTTCTGCGAGGCCCGCCGCCGCAACTGGCGCCGGCTGCGCGAGGGCCTCGACGGCGTGCCCCACCTGATCCTGCCCGAGGCCACCCCGCGCAGCGACCCGAGCTGGTTCGGCTTCGCCCTCACCGTGGACCCCGCGGCGCCCTACACGCGGGCGGCCCTCGTGGACTTCCTGGAGGACCGCAAGATCGGCACGCGGCGCCTGTTCGCCGGGAACCTGACCCGGCACCCGGCCTACATCGGCGAACCGCACCGCGTGGTCGGCGACCTCACGAACAGCGACATCGTCACCGACCAGACCTTCTGGGTCGGGGTCTACCCGGCGCTGACCGACGAGATGCTCGACTACGTCGTCGCGTCCGTCAAGGAGTTCGTGCAGTCCCGGACATGA
- a CDS encoding acyl-CoA carboxylase epsilon subunit — MTRHDPGRFVREVEGRPDTDELAALTAVVLARAAAHEGQYGGTAGAGPAPANRHRLRRDRTAGRAHTWREDPAAPRPA, encoded by the coding sequence GTGACAAGACACGATCCCGGCCGGTTCGTCCGCGAGGTGGAGGGCCGGCCCGACACCGACGAACTCGCGGCCCTGACCGCCGTCGTCCTCGCCCGGGCCGCGGCCCACGAGGGCCAGTACGGCGGCACGGCGGGCGCCGGGCCCGCCCCCGCGAACCGGCACCGGCTCCGGCGCGACCGCACCGCCGGCCGCGCCCACACCTGGCGGGAAGACCCCGCCGCCCCGCGGCCGGCCTAG